DNA from Opitutales bacterium:
TTGCGTCAAGGATGTCGTAAGCCGGTAAGCTATCCTCATCTTTTTGATCAGGGCGTAATTCTGCCGACGGGGGCTTGGTTATGGTATTCCAGGGTATGATCTCTCTTTCCCTGTTCACATGGCGCGACAGCTCAAACACGATAGTTTTAGGAACGTCGGATATCACAGCGAGGCCACCACACATATCTCCGTAGAGCGTGCAGTATCCCACAGCGAGTTCTGACTTGTTTCCGGTCGTGAGCAACAGGGCGCGGAACTTATTCGACATCGCCATCAATAACAACCCCCTGGAGCGTGCCTGGATATTTTCCTCTGTTACGTCCGCTTCCAGTCCAGCGAACAAGGGCTGAAGAGCAGTGGTAGCCGATTTCACCAGATCAGTGATAGGCACAGGATGGTATTCGATGCCCAGGTTTTTCGCCAATGCTGCCGCGTCGTCTCGGCTGTGCTGGCTAGAAATGGAAGAGGGGAGGCTGATGCCAATGACATTTTCTGGGCCTAATGCGCGCGCGGCGATCGCAGCGGTGAGTGCGGAATCGATACCGCCACTCAGGCCGATCAACGCTTTCGAAAAACCGGTCTTGTGCGCATAATCAAGGAGGCCGAGCGTCAGTGCTGCTAAGAGATCTTCCATGTCGTCAGGAGCTGTTACGTGTCCGTAGTCTTCGCTAGGTTCCTCGGTGTCGATCACCGTAAGTGCTTCCGAGAAAGCGGGAGCGGATCCGAGTAATTTGCCTTGGGCGTCGACGACGAAACTCTTGCCGTCGAAAATGAGCTCATCGTTACCGCCTACAGCATTACAATACACGAGAGACGCTCTAGCCTTTTGAGCAGCATCCTTTACCAAGTCGACCCGGAAGCGATCCTTTGCCAGGTGCCAGGGGCTGGCGGAACAGTTGATGATTAAATCGACCTTAGCATCGGCAAGTCTCTGGACGGGGTCGGTTTGATATCTCTGCGACGTGGGGATGTCAGGGTGCTTCCAGATGTCTTCGCAAATGGTAATTCCGATGCGTTTACCATCGAGTGTGATTATAGGGTTTTCTGTGCCCGGCTCAAAATAGCGGTCCTCGTCGAAGACATCATAAGTGGGTAAGAGCGATTTACAGGTGGTGTTGATGACCGTGCCGTTCTGCATCATGAGCACTGCGTTGTGGCAGGGACGACCCTGCTTTGTTCGGTTTCTTATTACCGTGCCTACTGCGGCGGGTATGTCTCCAACGACCTGTTGAAACTGTGCTGTGTAGGTCTCTACATCCTGAATGAAGCGAGATTTAAACAGTAAATCCCGCGGAGGATAGCCACAGGTTACCAGCTCGGGGAAGACAACGATGGCCGCGCCTTGCGCTACCAGATCTAGGTAGGCCTGCGTCATTTTCTCGCAGTTGCCCGCGAGGTCCCCAACGATTGTATTGATCTGGGCGATCCCTATTCTCATCGCTGTATTTACTCCCAGAGAAAGCTCTTAAATTCACTCAGCTCTGTTCCGGCCTGATCGACAAGCGTAAGCTTCCAAGCGAGGGGGCGCGCATCAGCATCTGGCCAATCGGAGCCAGTCAGTCCGGCGTGAATTTCCCAAGTGTGTTTATCGTGTTTGGGCAGGATGAAGCTATAACTGCGCGGTTCCGCAGAGTAGGGTGTGATGACTTCGAGCTGGAGGCGTGATCCTTCAGGCAGAGTGGTGACCGACCCCTCTAACTCCGCTATAAAATAGAAGCCTTCAGAGTGCTCTTCTTGGGTGCGCACGATGTATCTGCGCTGTTCCGCCTCACCTTTCGAAAAATACGAGCGGACCGTTTTGTAAACCTCAGTTTCTTTGTAACCTTGGGAGACGCGGTTGATGGAAATCGGCTCCTTTGCTTGAAGGATAGGGGCTGACACGATGATGAACAAGGCAGTGAATATAAATCTTACCATGGTGATCGGGTAGGACGTTGACGGATAAACTCGAAAGTATAGGACGGAAGTTCTTCGATAAAACGAGACGGAGCAAGACGGGTAGCCGGACCGCGACCGAGAGAGAGGAGTGGATAAGTAAGGTATAACTCATCCATAGCACGCGTAAGGGCCACATAAAAAAGTCGGCGTTCCTCATCCATATTGTCTTCTTCGATGGAGCGGCGTGTCGGAAATAGGGAGTCCGCACACCCGATGACGATCACGACGGGATATTCCAGGCCCTTTGCTTGGTGGATTGTTGTGAGTCGAACCTTGTCTTCATCTGAGTCATCTGACGATTTATCACCGGTTTCTGATGAGAGTAAAACGAGCTCTGCGAGCAGTTCGTTTATATTCTCATATTGCCGAGCGAACTGAGCAAGCGACTCGAGGTCTTCCTGACGCTGGTCGGCATTGTCATAGGAGCGAATGAGATAGTCCGCATACCAGCCGTGATGGATGGCTGCAGTGATCGCAGAAGGATCCTCGCCTTCTTGCATCATGTGATACGCATCGGTGAGCGTCTGCGCCAGTTGGATATACTCCTCGCGAGCATCTTTGGGTGCTTTGGCGATGATTGCATTATTGAGTAGTATTGATGCGCCGGAGACCTCGTTTTTCTCCGCGAGTTCGCGAATGAGGGTATGAAGTTTTCGAGCAGAGACGTCGCCGACCTTCGGCAACAGTTTGATAAAGCGGAGGAATGCTGTGTAATCGAGGGGGTTTACAATGAAACGGAGTTGAGCTGTGAGATCGCGCACATGAGCCTGTTCGAAGAAGCGCACGCCGCTGGTTATGATGAAGGGGACGCCTGCCTTGGATAGTTCCATTTGAAGTTCCATCGCGTGGAAATGCGAACGATAGAGGATGGCAACATCTCCTAATGACCGTCCTTCCTCATGGAGCGCTGATAGGCGGTGAATGACCCAACGCGCTTGCTGCTGGGTGTCCACGAAAGGCATGATAACGGGAGTCATGTTCGCCTCACGAACGGGGACGAGCGTTTTGGCATAGCCCGAGCCGGCCGGCTGATTGGCGAGTACGGCATTCGCCATTTTCAGGATCTCCGGTGTGCTCCGGTAGTTGGTTTCGATCTTGATGATACGTGTTTCTGGATGGCGCTGCGGGAACGTGAGGATGTTATCAAAATCCGCTCCACGCCATGTGTAGATGCATTGTGCATCGTCTCCAACGGCCATGATGTTGTGCTCGCCAGCAACGGTGTCTACGATTGCCGATTGGAGATAGTTGGTGTCTTGATACTCATCGACGAGCACGTAGCGAAATTGATTCTGACAATACACCCGTGCCGTCTCGTCCTCCTTGAGGAGCCGTAGCCATTCGGTCAAGAGGTCATCATAATCGGCTACCTGATCCGCTTTTTTCTGTTTTTCATAGGCTTCAGCAAACAGTTTGATGGATCCTGGCAATTGCGGAGAAAAGAGTCCGTAGCGCTCTTGGGCGAGTATGGCTGGGTCTTGCCCGGTATTGCGCGCATAGCTGATCAAGCTGTGGATGACGGCGGGCTTCGGATTGCTCTTGTTTTTCAGAAAGTCTTTATCGAGATCCTTGATGACGGCAGAGAGTAGGCCGTGAGCGTCGTCTTGATCCATAATGTTGAAGGAAGACTTGAGCTCCACGCTATCGCCAAATTTCCGCAAAAGCCGATTGCCAATCGAATGAAACGTCCCTCCCCAAAATTGCTTTTTTGAAACGCCCGTTAGGTCTTCGACACGATCGAGCATCTCCTTGGCTGCTTTGTTGGTGAATGTGAGGAGTAATATATTCCAAGGAGCGACGCCTTTATGCAGAAGGTAAGCCACGCGATAGGTAAGGGTGCGCGTTTTGCCGGAACCGGCTCCAGCAAGGACGAGACAGGGTCCTTTAGGCGCTGTCACTGCCTCATACTGTTCGTCATTCAACTCCGCTCTAAAATCGATGGGCGGCAAGTCTGCGGGGACAGGCGGTTTGGAGAAGTTTTGGAAAGAAGGAAAAGCCATGTGGGAACACCGATAAGAAAGAGGGGGCAAGATGAAGTTTCAAGCTCAGCGCCAGACCTGAGATCACAGCACCACCATCGTATCGCGATGGACGACTTCAAGGCGGCGACGGCGGGGAAAGATACTTTGGATGTCCGTGGTGCTCAGGCCGGCAATCTGTTGTAGATGGATGTGACTGAACTGACTGATCCCTCGGGCAAAGGGTTGACCTCTAGAATCGATGATTTCTACCACATCGTTGATCGAGAATTCGCCGTCGACATGCGTGACCCCCTTGGCAAGCAGGCTACTCTGTTTGTTGACTAGAGCTTCACGAGCGCCTGCGTCGACGGTGACTTTTCCTTTTGGTTTTTCAAAGAATGCTATCCAGCGTTTTCGACTCCCTATGGCGTCGCCGTGAGGGACGAAAAACGTGCCCTCAGGCGGGTTGAGGGGCGTATCAAACCAGAGCGATAAGATATGGTCGAGGCGACCGCTTCCGATAAAAACGCCGCAGCCTGAGCGTGTGGCGATACCGGCAGCAGTGATTTTAGATATCATACCTCCGACAGCGGTGGGTGATGCTGTTGTGCCGGCCATGCCTTCGATTTCTTTGGAGATCTCGTCGACGACGGGTACGACCTTCCCGGTCCCTGTTATGTCGATGAGTCCGGGAGCCGTGGACAGAATAAACAGCTGGTCGGCTTTGGTGAAACTCGCTACAAGGGCAGACAGCACGTCATTGTCGCCAAACTTGATTTCTTCAGCGCTCACTGAATCGTTTTCGTTTATGATCGGAACGATTCCCCGTGATAAGAGCATGTCTAGCATGTTGCGGGTGTTAATGTGTCGCTCACGCTCGCGGACGGCATCGTGCGTAAGTAAGACCTGCGCGCCCCGTATTTTGTGGCGATCCAGACCTTTGCGCCATGTGTCGATTAGGGTGCTCTGTCCAATCGCGGCGCAGGCCTGGAGTAGGGGAATATTTTCGGTGGGTCGGGCATTGAGGCCCAGGGTTCCCATCCCTAAGCCAATGGATCCGGAGCTGACTACGATGACGTCGATATTTCTACGGCGCAGATCAGCGATTTGGTCACAAAAATGGTAAATGCGCTCAGTATCCAGCTCGCCGATACCTCGTGTGAGGATGCCGGTCCCACACTTAATTACAACGCGTTGGATATTTTCTCTGATTGAGGCCATTTATGGAAAAGCCAGGGTGGCAATACCCTGGCTGTTTTTCTCAATATGAGGTGTCGATTGTGAATGAGATAGCAGCTTGAGCTAGACGGTCATGAGGTCTGCTTCCTTTTTCTTCAACTGATCTGCGATGGCTGCAGTCGCGGTATCAGTCAATTTCTGGACGTCCTTTTCAAAACGCTTTAGATCATCTTCAGAAATTTCCTTAGCCTTTTCAGCTGCCTTGAGGCTGTCCATTGCATCGCGCCGCACCTGACGCGCACGCACGCGACCTTCCTCGGCGATTCCATGGGCCACTTTCACCAAATCCTGACGACGTTCTTTACTGAGTTCGGGAATGGGGACTTGGATCGATTGACCCATGACGTTTGGGTTGAAGCCCAGGTTTGCGGCAATGATGGCCCGTTCGACGTCTTTGATGACGCTCTGGTCCCAGGGCTGAATCTTGATCAACCGGCTGTCTGGTGTGGTGATCGCCGAAATATCCCGCAATTTTACAGTCGAGCCGTAGGCTTCGACAGAAATGCCGTCGACCATGCTTGGCGAAGCCTTGCCGGTGTGGATATTTGCGAATTCTTTTTGAGTGAACTCAGTGGCCTTAGACATGCCGTCGTCGGCTTTTAGGATTATTTCGTCAGCGTCCATTGGAGGAATTATGAAGGTTGAGGGATAGGGTATGAAAGAAGAAAAGCTGCCTTACCCATCTGTGCAGAGGGTGCCGATCTTTTCGCCCATCACGGCGCGGAGAATGGCATTTTCTTCTTTGATGCCAAAAACCATGATGGGCATCTTGTTTTCCATGCAAAGTGAGAAGGCTGTAGAGTCCATGACATTGATCCGTTCCTGAAGAGCCTGGAGGTAGGTGATGTGATCGTATTTGACGGCGTCGTCGTATTTTTTCGGATCCTTGTCGTAAATGCCGTCGACGTTTGTGGCTTTCATGAGCATATCGGCTCCGATCTCACTAGCACGCAGTGCTGCACATGTGTCTGTGGAAAAATAAGGATTACCCGTGCCTGATACAAGGACGATGACGCGCTTTTTTTCCAGGTGACGCACAGCGCGGCGCAAAATGAAACGCTCAGCGAGTCGGTCAATTCCGATAGCGCTCATGACGCGAACGGTGACGTCCATTTTTTCCAGGCAGTCCATGAGCGCTAGGCCGTTGATGACAGTGGCGAGCATCCCCATGTGATCGCCGTTGGACCGGTCTATGCCGCGCTCGGTGCCTGACAGTCCGCGAAATATATTGCCGCCTCCGATGACGATTCCGATTTCGACGCCGAGCTCGTAGACCTCCTTTACCTCGCGGCAAATGTTTTCGAGAATTTCGGGATCGATAGGTTCGCCTGTTGCCTTGTTGAGCAGCGCCTCGCCACTGAGTTTGAGGATAATGCGTTTATATTTTGGCGTGGGATTCCCTGACGACTCGTCACTCATAATGGCGTGGAATCTGGGAACGGGCCATGCAAACGTCAATCGCCGACTCCATCAGCTAGAGCATGTTGAAGGATTTGTGGGCAGCCGGACTCTATTAAGTCGAGTACGCGCTCAAAACCTTCGCCTCCCCCGTAGTAAGGATCGGGTATATCGAGGGTGTCCTTTTCCGGAGAGAAGGAACAGAAAGTCCTCAGCTCAGCGGCATCTTCTCCTGCCGCACTGCGCAGCCTGCTTAGGTCTGAGAAATTATCTCGGTCCATAGCAATAATTAGGTCGAAACGCTGAAAATCCTCGATCTCTACTTGGCGCGCAGAGCCCCTGATTTCGTAGCCGCGACGTTTGCCTGCTGCTTGCATGCGGTGGTCTGGGGCGTTCCCAGTGTGGTAGCCGATGGTCCCTGCCGAATCGACTTCAACGCTATCAGGAGACTGAGATTTTTGGACAAATTCGCGGAATACACATTCGCCGGCAGGAGAACGGCAGATATTGCCCATGCAGACAAACAAGACACGATAGAGGGACATGACCCTTATCAATCGGCATGGTGCTGAGTTAGACAATTCATCAATTGTAGAAAACGTTCACTTTTTAAAAACGGTGACAAAATCGATGAGCTGTGCCCTGTTGTATGGATGGGCAAACAGCTATTAATTCTAGACTGTGATTCTACGCTTACCTCCATCGAAGGTGTAGACGAGTTAGCCCGTTTGAAGGGTGAAGCGGTCTTCCAAGCTTCGGAGGCTTTAACCAATCAGGCAATGGATGGCGAGGTTGCTGTAGAAGACGTTTTTGGAAAGCGGCTCCAGCTTATTCAGCCATCCTTAGAGCACTGCCTAAGGGTGGGCGAGAGCTACATTGAGGAGGTTGAGCCGACCGCACTTGAGTTGGTGCGTGCGGCGCGTGAAGCGGGTTGGGATCTAATCATTTTATCAGGTGGTTTTACTAAAGTGATCGAGCCGCTTGCTCGGTATTTGGGTATCGATCATATCGAGGCCGTGCCGCTCTTCTTTAATATTGATGGAAGTTACAACGGGTTTGATGAGACCTATCCAACCACACGTAGCGGCGGCAAGCCCGAGATCATCAACGAGCTTAAAGAGGACCTGAAACCCCAACGCATTGTTATGGTTGGGGATGGCGTGAGTGACTTGGAAACCCAGGAATATGTGGATCGATTCGTCGGCTTTGGTCGGTTTATGGCAAGAGATCGAGTCAAGTTAAAGGCGAGATACTTTGTGGAATCCCTCAGTGCGGTGATACCTCTTCTGGATTTTTGATCGCGTGGAGTGGCATCTCTTTACCATTGGGAAACCCTCATTGAGCTATGCGCGCGATGGCTATGAGACCTACGCGAAGCGGATTCAGCGCTGGGCTCGTATCCATCATCAACCCTTGCGGAAAAGCCAACAGATCGAAGAATCTAACCAACTGCTGAGTAAGAGCACCGGTATGCTGCGCATTGCATTAGATGAACGGGGTGAGTCTTTGACAACACGGCAGTGGTCCGAGCGAATCAGAGACTTGCATGATCGAAACGTGGGTAGCCGCAGGTTTGCTTTTTTGGTAGGAGGCGCCGATGGGCATACGGAAGAACTATGCCAGTCAGCAGATGCCGTTTGGTCTTTGAGTAGCTTAACCCTTCAGCATGAATTGGCTCTGGTCGTTCTTGCGGAGCAGATCTATCGTGTGCACTCACTCTGGGAGGGCATGCCGTATCATCGTGATTAAGCGCTGAGACGCAGTGCCATTTTGAAAGCGGCGTCAAAGCTCGTCGTCGTCGCCAAGTTCTTTCCAGCGATGGAGAACCCTGTGCCGTGGTCGGGGCTCGTGCGCACGTGGGGGAGGCCGAGTGTGATGTTCACGGCACTATCGAACTCAACCGTTTTCAGGGGGCCGAGGCCTTGGTCGTGATACATGGCAATGACGCCATCGAAGTCACCTTTCAAGTGGCGCCAAAAAACTGTGTCTCCGGGCAAGCATTCAGAAAGGCCAGGGAATTCGGGCCGCAAGTCGTTGAGCCATGGATTGAGCCGGCTGACTTCATCATTACCTAACATGCCCCCTTCTCCGGCGTGTGGGTTGACTCCGCATACTGCGATCCTGGGCTCCGGCTTGCCTTCACTAGTCAAAAGAAAATGGAGATTACGCACCGCGCGTTCTAAACCGGCGAAGGTGATTTCTTTGCCGACTCTGTTCAGGGGACAATGCCATGTCACCAAGGCTATGCGCATGTATTTCCCCGTAAATGCCATGGTGGGCTCACCACCCCATTGATCCGCGAAGAACTCGGTGTGTCCGGGGTAGTCGAACCCGACTTGCTGCATCCACGATTTGGCAATGGGTCCGGTAACGACCGCTCGATATTTGCCCGCAATGATTCCAGTAGCTGCTTCGTAGAGAGCGTCGCGTGCAATGGCCGCACCAGCGGTGTCGGGTTCGCCTGGGTGTATGATATATTCCTTGTCACCAACCGAAACGGCCTGAACTGAATTTGAAACGCGATGCTGCCTGGTCCAGTGGCTAGGCCCAATGATGCAGATATCGTTGTGATGCTGGGGATTGTCGGCCAACCAGTGGGCAATTACTTCTGGGCCCACACCAGCGGGATCGCCACAAGTAACTGCAATGGGTTTTAAATCACGCATAGGGACCTCTCAATTACCTTGTGCCAGGCCATCAAAGATCTCTTCCAAAGCGGCAATTCCTTTGTTCATGACACCGAGATGAAAGCTTTCGTTGGGCGAATGGATACGGTCTTCAGGGGTCGCCAAGCCAACCATGACCGCATCTAAGCCAGCGATGTCGCGGATCTGGCCGATGATCGGAATACTCCCGCCACCACGAATATATAGGGGGCGGCTACCGAAAGCTTTTTCAAACGCATACTCCGCTAATTTAAATGCAGCCGCGAGTACGGGACTTTGGTCCTTAGGAGTATTCTCTCTACCCGGGGGCACGATTAAGTAAGCGGGTGCATCTGCTTTTTCTTTGAAGTGAAGAGTGACGCCATTCGGGGTCCGCGATTCTATGGCAGCGCGCACTTTCGACATGATATCGGCTGGATCCTGGTCTGGAACCAGTCGGCACGTAATCTTGGCAAATGCTTTCGATGGGATGACAGTCTTGCTTCCTGGCCCTTGATAGCCGCCGCCTATGCCATTTATTTCGAGAGTTGGGAGAAAACGAATCGATTCAAACGGAGTCATCCCCTCAGGCGTATAAAATGCCGGGATGCCGAGGAATGCTTGGTAGGCATCCTCATCCTCGGGGAGTTTTTTGAGCTCATCGCGCTCCCAGCCAGGAAATGAGAGTACGCCGTCGTAAAACCCAGGCACATTTACTTTGGCGTCAGAAGTATGAAGAGAGGCGAGAATCTCACTCAGAGCCTGGATCGGATTGAGCAACGCACCTCCGTGTTCTCCCGAGTGAAGGTCCAATTTTGGGCCGACAACCTCGATCTCAAAATCGACTAATCCCCTCAGCTGAGTGGTGATTGCAACCTGGTCGGCAGTGGGGATCGACGTGTCGGAAACGAGCATGAAATCCGCAGATGCCAGAGTGTCCTTAAACTTCTCTAAAACATGAGCGAAGTTTGGGCTGCCGATTTCCTCTTCGCCCTCAATCAACCAGGTGATGCGGAGTGGCAGGTCAGGTTTGCGTTCTAGTACGCGTGCGAGCGCACACATGTGCGTGACGACTTCGCCTTTATTGTCAGCAGCGCCGCGTGCATAGAGACGTTCGCCGCGGATATGAGCTTGGAAGGGTGGGGTCTCCCAGAGTTCAAGCGGCTCTGCTGGTTGGACATCGTAGTGACCATAAATAACGATGTGCGGAGTTTCAGCTGGTAGGTCTGCACCCGTTTGGGCAACGATCACTGGATGCAGGGGTGTTGCAACGGATTCGACGGAAAAACCCAGTTTCTCCAGGTGACGCTCTACAAATTCTCGCGCAAGCACCATGGCCGGTCCACATTCAGGTTGAGTAGATACGCTACCGTAGGAGACGAATTCTGAAAGTAGAGCGACAGGATCGGAAAAAGATGAGTCCATGATATTAGCAAACGCAGCTCACCAGTGAATTCAACGCCGTTATCGATTCCCTGTGTAGGCCTTCAAGTAAATGTCTAGAAATCATTGTGTTCTGGGGCCGCTGCCATAGTCATTTCTGCTATGGATTCAGACCCCGACCCCGTTGAGTATCCGATCACTGAAGAATTGGATCTTCATATGTTTCGTCCGAACGAGGTATTGGACGTATTGCATGATTATCTCGATTTGGCGCGCGAAAGAGGCTTTCAACGAGTGAGAATTGTTCACGGTAAGGGCATTGGAACTCAGCGGACCATGGTTCATGAGGCTCTGGCCAAACGCGACGATGTGACGAGCTACCAATTGGATGACGGGCGTGCCGGTGGTTGGGGGGCGACTTGGGTGGATTTTTAGGAAGCTTTCACCCTCTTTAATGCCCATATCGCATCAAGGTGACACCTGATGGAGGTAAACCCTTATCTATTTGCCTGCTTCGAGAATGAATCAGGTCGTCGCTATAGTCACCTCTGTCACGACCAAGTATGTCGTGTAGGCGATATATGCAGCTAAGAGGAGAGCCCCCTCGTAGCGATTGATGCGACCTGGCTTTCTAAACCCAGCACCGATCGCAAAAAGGGATAGGGTGAGGACCGACATAACTAGCACATCTCGGTTAAAAACAACGGCATCGACAGAAAGGGGATGGATCGAAGCCGCAATGCCCACTACGGCCAGGGTATTGAAAAGGTTAGAGCCCAAAATATTACCCAAAGCGAGGTCGTGTTCGCCTTTCCGCGTTGCGGCAAGGGTTGAAGCAAGTTCAGGCAAAGACGTTCCAATAGCGATCACCGTAAGGCCAATGACTAACTCACTTACCCCAAAGCCTCGTGCTATTTCAGCGGCTCCCCAGACCAGCATGCGAGAACTCGCGATTAAGACAATGAGCCCGAGCACCATGAGAAATATAGCCCGAGATAGCGTTACCGGCTGAGCTTCATCCATCTGTTGGGTAAATTCAGTATTGAGGGTGTCTTTTCGTTTCCGAGTCCCTTGCCATATGGTCCATCCCATCAAAAAGCCGAAAACAACCAGCAAACCGATTCCATCCCAACGAGTTAGCTCAAGATCGGTGACCTGCCAGGCTGCAAAGGCGGTCATAAGGGTCAAGATGGGGAGTTCCTTGCGAAGAATTTGAGAGTGGACGGTGATCGGGCAGAGAATCGCAGTAATGCCTAGGATCAGAGCAATATTTGAAATGTTGGACCCGTAGGCGTTGCCGAGGGCGATTTCGGGGCTGCCTTGAAGTGCTGCGTTGGCGCTCACCACCATTTCTGGTGCAGACGTCCCGAATCCGACAATGACCATCCCAATCAAAAGGGGAGGCATACCTAAGTGTTTGGCTGTTGCGGCAGCACCATCTACAAACCTATCCGCACTCCAAACCAGGAGCCCGAGACCGACTAAAACTGCTATACTCGCCAAAATCATGAAAATCATCCCGTAAAATGGAATTCCGCCTATGAAACGCAGCTCTTCCGTGAGCTGTCAAAAAAATGTTCCTCTAAGTTTATTTCATTCAATGATTCGGGTAAACTTCGAGGGTGCCAGGGTGCCCGCATTATTTGACCTACAGCATAACTGTGGAATGGTAAGGAGCTATGGATGATCCGGCTTTCTACTATTTGTCTCATGTTCATTTTGATGAGCTAGATGCACTTGGGGTATTACATCACACGCGTTACTTGATACACCTAGAAAGGGCGCAGCAGGCGTTTTTCCAAGATCTTCTGGGCGT
Protein-coding regions in this window:
- a CDS encoding Smr/MutS family protein, which translates into the protein MDSDPDPVEYPITEELDLHMFRPNEVLDVLHDYLDLARERGFQRVRIVHGKGIGTQRTMVHEALAKRDDVTSYQLDDGRAGGWGATWVDF
- a CDS encoding M20/M25/M40 family metallo-hydrolase; its protein translation is MDSSFSDPVALLSEFVSYGSVSTQPECGPAMVLAREFVERHLEKLGFSVESVATPLHPVIVAQTGADLPAETPHIVIYGHYDVQPAEPLELWETPPFQAHIRGERLYARGAADNKGEVVTHMCALARVLERKPDLPLRITWLIEGEEEIGSPNFAHVLEKFKDTLASADFMLVSDTSIPTADQVAITTQLRGLVDFEIEVVGPKLDLHSGEHGGALLNPIQALSEILASLHTSDAKVNVPGFYDGVLSFPGWERDELKKLPEDEDAYQAFLGIPAFYTPEGMTPFESIRFLPTLEINGIGGGYQGPGSKTVIPSKAFAKITCRLVPDQDPADIMSKVRAAIESRTPNGVTLHFKEKADAPAYLIVPPGRENTPKDQSPVLAAAFKLAEYAFEKAFGSRPLYIRGGGSIPIIGQIRDIAGLDAVMVGLATPEDRIHSPNESFHLGVMNKGIAALEEIFDGLAQGN
- a CDS encoding calcium/sodium antiporter; amino-acid sequence: MILASIAVLVGLGLLVWSADRFVDGAAATAKHLGMPPLLIGMVIVGFGTSAPEMVVSANAALQGSPEIALGNAYGSNISNIALILGITAILCPITVHSQILRKELPILTLMTAFAAWQVTDLELTRWDGIGLLVVFGFLMGWTIWQGTRKRKDTLNTEFTQQMDEAQPVTLSRAIFLMVLGLIVLIASSRMLVWGAAEIARGFGVSELVIGLTVIAIGTSLPELASTLAATRKGEHDLALGNILGSNLFNTLAVVGIAASIHPLSVDAVVFNRDVLVMSVLTLSLFAIGAGFRKPGRINRYEGALLLAAYIAYTTYLVVTEVTIATT